Proteins encoded together in one Astatotilapia calliptera chromosome 7, fAstCal1.2, whole genome shotgun sequence window:
- the LOC113027334 gene encoding uncharacterized protein LOC113027334 codes for MWLYFSRMTRRPSGGGRQRLFTQRQELAVVDLVRADNAIRLHQLRKQILADRQVFSNIDHVSITTIRRILGKHSITMKQLYRVPFERNSDRVKGLRAEYVRRILAMDGAAQPHEFIFIDEAGFDLSKTRRRGRNVIGQRAIVHVPGQRGGNITLCAAISLRGLLHHHAKLGPYNSQHILTFLDALHDIVVQNRPDQPRFVVIWDNVSFHRAALVQAWFSNQSQLEVAMEQACGDIQVTAIHGWF; via the exons ATGTGGTTGTATTTCTCTAGAATGACTCGAAGACCTTCTGGGGGAGGACGCCAACGCCTGTTCACACAACGGCAGGAACTTGCTGTTGTGGACCTAGTGAGGGCAGACAATGCCATCCGTCTCCACCAGCTACGAAAGCAAATACTTGCAGACAGGCAAGTGTTCAGCAACATAGACCATgtgagcatcaccaccatcagacgcatcttgggtaaacacagcatcaccatgaagcagctctacagagtcccattcgagaggaacagtgacagggtcaAAGGACTTCGAGCTGAATATGTACGG agaatcttggccatggatggagctgcacagcctcatgaattcattttcattgaTGAAGCTGGATTCGACCTGAGCAAAACAAGACGACGGGGTCGTAATGTAATTGGCCAAAGGGCAATTGTGCACGTCCCAGGGCAGCGCGGGGGAAACATCACATTATGTGCCGCCATAAGCCTTCGAGGACTTCTGCATCATCATGCAAAACTAGGTCCATACAATAGCCAAcacatactcacatttctagatgCTCTCCATGATATAGTTGTACAGAACAGACCAGATCAGCCCAGGTTTGTGGTGATATGGGATAATGTCAGTTTCCATCGGGCTGCTCTGGTCCAGGCCTGGTTCTCCAACCAAAGTCAACTTGAAGTG GCAATGGAACAGGCCTGCGGCGACATTCAGGTGACAGCAATCCATGGATGGTTTTGA